The DNA segment AGTGTGTGGATATTTACTGACTAGCGACTTTGGAGCTGCAAAATTTGGCTTGCCATGGTCTCCGGAAGATAACAATTTGAAATTTTTTGAGGTAGCTTTCTGGTTTCCAAATGATGTTTCTGAATACGGAGGAATTTTTGCAATGTTTCCCGCATTCTTTGCGTGGATGGGAGCATTCAGTGAAGGAGTGGGAGGAATTTTTTTATTATTGGGACTGTTTACCAGACCTTTCGCAGTTCTTATTTTCATTACCATGTTCGTAGCTGCATTTTTTCAGCAGGCCAATCAGGGTGTCTGGAATATGTTGCCGGCAATGGGAATTATGTGGTTGAGCTTATTTTATATCATTTTAGGCTCAGGAAGATTGGGATTAGATTATCTAATTGCTAAAAAAATGAGCAGATGAATAAAATAGTACTTCTTATAATCTCTTGTTTTATAGTGAGTGGCTGCGTTCAGAAGGCATATAAGCAGACTGTAATTTACACCCTCAAAGTTCCCGCCCAGACAGAAGTTAAATCCATTGGGATAAGAGGAAACGATAAACCCTTGAGCTGGGAGCAGGATACCAGACTCGAAAAAATAAATGGCGATAATGTATATCAGGCGAAAGTCACCTATTTAACGGGTTATAAATTCACGGAAGTAAAATTTACATTGAATGGAGAATATGAACTTCAAAATATGCCGAATCGGAGGGTGGAATTTAAAAATTCGGGGATAACATATTACAATGCAGTTTTTAATCAGCCAGTAAAATAATATTTAAAATCACTCATGTAATTTTTAATAAATAATTATGTATCAGAAATTTATATATACAGCTTCACTTTTTGCTTCATCTTTATTTTTTTCACAAATTCAAAAAGTAGAACCTGCTTTTTGGTGGAAAGGGATGAAAAACTCTGAACTTCAGATTTTGGTTTATGGAAAAAACATTGCCAATGATCAGATTGAGCTTTCAGACGGAGTTCAGATTAAGGATATTCAAAAGGTTGAAAATCCGAACTATGTATTTGTAACAGTAAATACTGCTGAAATAAACGTTCCGAAATTCAATATTAATATTAAGAAAGGAAAAAAGAACATCAGTACCTACACTTATGAACTAAAACAAAGACAGTCTAATTCCGCAACAAGGGAATCCTTTACCTCGAAAGATGTAATGTACCTGATTATGCCCGACCGTTTTGCCAACGGTGATGAGAAAAACGATTCGAATCCTCAACTAACGGAAAAAGCAAACCGAAGTCTTCCCGGCGGACGCCATGGCGGAGATTTGCGAGGAATCATCAATAACCTCGACTATATTCAAAACCTGGGAGCAACGGCAGTATGGCTCACCCCTGTGAATGAAGACAACGAAAAAGTGTATTCTTACCATGGTTATGCACAAACCGATTTATATAAAATCGATGCAAGATATGGCACCAATGAAGAATATCGAGAACTTTCACAAAAATTAAATAAAAGGAATATGAAACTGGTGATGGATTACGTCACTAATCATTGGGGAGTTTCGCATTGGATGATCAAAGATTTGCCGACAAAGGATTGGATTCACTGGTTTGAAGATGGTGAAAACGGATTTAAACGGTCCAATTACAAAACGACTACCCAGTTTGATACCAATGCTTCTGATATTGACAAAAAAATTGCTCTCGACGGCTGGTTCGATACCACAATGCCGGACATCAATCAAAAGAATCCGTTGGTTCTGAAGTATCTCACACAAAACGCAATCTGGTGGATAGAATACGCCGAACTGGGAGGTTTTCGTGTAGATACCTATCCTTACAATGATAAAGAAGCCATGGCCAAATGGGCAAAAGCCATTACCGATGAATATCCCAATTTTAATATCGTAGGAGAGACATGGCTAAGTACGGCTGGTCATATTTCAGCATGGCAAAAAAATTCTAAAACAGGTGAGGCCGCAAATTACAATTCATATCTCCCGTCTGTTATGGATTTTATGCTGTATGGAGATCTGCCGAAAGCACTTAAAGAAAAAGACGGCTGGGACAGCGGCATGAACAGGATTTACAATACCTTATCCAGCGATTTTCTTTATCCTGACATCAACAATGTAATGATTTTCTTTGAAAATCACGATACCGAAAGATGGAACGAAATATTTAACGAGGATCCGAAAGCATATCAGTTGGGATTAACCCTGCTTTCAACCGTTCGCGGAATTCCGCAGATTTATTACGGTTCGGAAGTAGGAATGAGGGGTGACAAAAACAAAGGCGGTGATGCAGATATTAGAAGAGACTTTCCCGGCGGCTGGAAGTCTGATAAGCAAAATGCATTTAATCCTTCGTCGCAGACGCCCGGGCAAAAAGAATTTTATCAGTTTACTCAAAAGCTCCTAAACTGGAGAAAAGGAAAAGAAGTCATCCATACCGGAAAAACCAAAAATTTCGTTCCGCAGAATAATGTTTTTGTATATTTTAGATACAATGAAAAAGAAAGTGTGATGGTTATTTTAAATAATAATGAAACAGAGCAGACATTGGATTTGAAGCATTTTGCTGAATCATTAAAAGGATTTTCAAAAGGAAAAGATATCATCTCCGACAAAGACTTTTCATTGCAAAACAACTTAGTCATACCCGCTAAAACATCTATGATTATTGAATTAAAGTAACTTAAAAATATATTCATTCACTTTGCTGAGTGAAACGCCTTTGCGAACGAAAATATTAAGTAAAATTACAAAAATTCTTAGCGCTCTTGCGTTAAAAACAAAAATTATATATGAAAAAAACAACAATATTCTTTACATTAATCATATGTATATTGAGCTTTACGACCATTTCGGCTCAAGCCAAATTTGAAAAAGAAAAAACAGAAATCGGGACAATGTTAGACGGATTCAACGTCGCTGCAGCAAAAGCTGATTTTAACACTTATTTCAATTATTTTGCTGAAGAATCAACATATATAGGAACCGATGCTACCGAAGTCTGGGATAAAAAAGCCTTTATGAATTGGGCCAAACCTTATTTTGATAAAAACAAAACCTGGAACTTCACTTCACTAAAAAGAAATATCTATTTTAGTAAAGACGGAAAAATCGCTTGGTTTGATGAACTTTTGGATACTCAAATGAAAATCTGCCGGGGTTCAGGAGTTGTTGAAAAAATAAACGGACAGTGGAAAGTAAAACAGTATGTACTTTCCGTAACAGTTCCAAATGATGTTGTAGATAAAGTGGTGGAAATAAAAGCTCCGATAGAAGATATATTAATTCAAAAAATGAAGCAATAATGGCAGAAATGACAGGAAAATACAATAAGGGTGAATTTGGCAAAATGAAAAAGCCGAACTTATCAATGCTTCAGATCATCAATATGAGCATGGGATTCTTAGGAATCCAGATGGCATTTGGATTACAGAACGGAAATGCAAGCCGGATTTTGGCAAATTTTGGAGCAGATGTTCACGAGTTGTCATGGTTTTGGCTGGTGGCTCCTATAACGGGATTGATTGTACAGCCAATTATTGGTCACATGGGAGACAATACCTGGAGTCCGCTGGGAAGAAGAAAACCTTATTTTTTAATAGGAGCGGTTTTGTGTGCAATCGGACTGGTAATGCTTCCTAATGCTGCTTCTGCAACGCAGATGATGGCGGCAAATGTCCTGCTGATGGCTGTAATTTTTCTTGCCATGATGGATGCGTCCATTAATGTGGCTATGGAACCTTTCCGTGCTTTAGTGGGAGATATGCTGCCGAAACATCAGGCAACCATCGGATTTTCAGTTCAGACAATTCTAATTGGAATCGGAGCGGTTATTGGGTCAGATCTGCCGGGATGGCTTAGTAAATTGGGCGTTTCCAATGAGGCACCCAAAGGATTCGTAGCAGATAATGTGATTTATTCTTTCTACATTGGAGCAGTTGTTCTTTTGATATCAATTTTATACACCATTATTTCCACCAAAGAATACTCACCGGAGGAGTTTGCCTCTTTTGAAGGCGGAAAAGAAATTGTAGAAGAAAAATCTAAACTTTCGGATATCTTTAAAGATTTTGCTAATGTACCTTCCCAAATGAAAAAATTAGGAATTGTACAGTTCTTTTCCTGGTTTGCTTTGTTTACCATGTGGGTTTTTACAACAAGTGCTTTGGCAACCCATCATTTCGGGCTTTCACCGGACGATACCCATTCTGCGGAATTTAACAAAGCCGGAGATTTAACGGGAAGCTTATTCGGAAGCTATAATTTCTATGCCATTTTCTTTGCTTTTGCTTTAACACCGATTGCAAAATTTATAGGTAAAAAACAGACCCATGCGTTAGCCCTGACTTGTGGAGGACTGGGACTGATTGCCATGTATTTTATTAAAGACATTCATTATCTGTGGATTTCAATGGTTGGACTGGGATTTGCCTGGGCAAGTATTTTAGCCATGCCTTACGCGATGCTGATCGATTCAATTCCACAAAAGAAAATGGGGGTTTATATGGGAATTTTCAACTTTTTTATCGTGATTCCTCAGATCATCAACGGGATTTTCGGGGGACCGATTGTAAGTGGGATTTTCGGCAAAATGGCCATTGATTATATCGTAGTCGGTGGAATCTGTATGCTGTTGGGAGCTGTTTTAACTATGGTTTTTATTAAATCTGAACATGATTCGCCAAAGGAAATTGAAGAAGAAATTAAGCAGGTACATTTTTAAAGTTAATAACCTTTAATTTCAGTTTAATCAATTAAAAATCAAACAAAAAATAACGGAACGGGTTCATAAGAATCCGTTTTTATTTATTAATAATCTTTCTTACCTTACATCAACATTTCCGTGCGTAAGACTTCCGACATTTGTACCATAAATAATCACAATATGAAAACAGTATATCATAAAGCAGATACAAGAGGCCACGCGAATCATGGATGGCTTAATTCTTACCATACTTTCAGTTTTGCAAATTATCAAAACCATGAAAGAACGCATTTCGGAGTTCTCAGAGTGTTGAATGACGACACCGTTTCCCAAGGGATGGGATTCGGAACACATCCGCACAAAAACATGGAAATTATTTCAATCCCGCTGGAAGGTGATCTGGAACACAAGGATTCAATGGGGACAACAGCCGTTATCAGAAAAGGAGAAATTCAGGTGATGAGTGCCGGAACCGGTGTAATGCACAGCGAATACAACAAAAATAAGGATGAAGAAGTAAAATTTTTACAGATCTGGGTATTTCCAAGAGAGGTTGATGTTGAGCCAAGGTATGATCAGAAAAGTATCAAAGAAGGTGAGAAAATAAACGGGTTTCAGCAGATTTTATCGCCGGATAAAAACGACGAAGGGGTCTGGATTCATCAGGATGCCTGGTTTAATCTGGCAAACTTTACCAAAGGAAACGGTAAAAACTATATGCTTCATAAAAAAGGAAACGGGGTTTATGCATTTGTTTTAAAAGGAAACGCAAAAATCGGCGACAGAGTTTTAAACAAAAGAGACGGTCTGGGAATCTGGGATACCCAAAGTTTCAACATTGAAGCCATTGAAGATGCCGAAATTCTTCTAATGGAAGTTCCCATGGACTTGCCATCTTACCTTAAATAATATTAAATTTGTAAACTTAAATATAAACAATGAAAATTTTAGCCATAGCCGGAAGCAATTCCGAGACATCAATCAATAAACTTTTAGTTTCTTACGCAGCTTCACTTATTCAGAATGCAGAAGTGGAAGTGGTAGATATGAACGAATTTGAAATGCCAATCTACAAACACCAGCGCGAAGTGGAAAGCGGACTTCCGCAGGAAGCAAAAAATTTCGCTGCGAAAATTGATGCGGCAGATATACTTATCGTTTCTTTATCCGAACACAATGGAACGTATTCTTCAGCTTTCAAAAATGTATTCGACTGGACTTCCAGAATCAAGGACAGAGCAGTGTGGAATGAAAAACCAATGCTGTTAATGGCAACAGCTCCGGGAGCAAGAGGCGGATTAGGCGTTTTAGAAGCGGCAGCCAAACGTTTCCCACTTCACGGCGGAAATATTGTGGATACCTTTACACTTCCTTTCTTCAATGACAATTTTGATAAATCGGCTCAGACAATTTCTAATGAAGAGAAAGACAGCGAATTGAAGGAAAAGATTGCAAAAATTTCGGCAGTAGAGATTATCCTTGAAAAATAGATTTGAATATTAATTTAAAATTAATATCTTTGCAAAAAGAAAAAAAGATGAATATTCAGACCACTTTTAAAGAATGTTTCTCCAAGAAAGGGAATATTGTGGGCTCTGAAATTCTGAGATAATATAACGGCCGATAATCTAATAAGATTGTCGGCTTTTTTATTTTCGAAATTGAAACTTAAACATAGAAATAAATTGTGCCAATTTAGCACATTAACAATCAAAATCATTGTTAAATTGTTAAACTGATACACTGTTACATTAATAATATGAGCAACACGTACAAATCCGCAGGAGTAGACAAAGAAGAAGGATACAAAACCGTTGACAAGATCAAGAAAGCGGTTGGCGAAACCCATAATTCCAACGTACTGAATCATTTGGGAAGTTTTGGTGCTTTTTATGAAATCGGAGGATACAAAAATCCTGTCTTGGTTTCGGGAACCGACGGGGTGGGAACAAAGCTTAAAGTAGCTTTAGATTCAAAAAAATATGACTCTATTGGTGTAGACTGCTTCGCAATGTGTGCCAATGATATCCTTTGTCATGGTGCAAAGCCTTTGTTTTTCCTGGATTACCTGGCTTGCGGAAAACTTGATTCCGAAATTGCTGCGGAAATTGTTTTAGGAATGGTGGAAGCATGCAAAGATAACAACTGTGCACTGATTGGCGGAGAAACTGCCGAAATGCCGGGAATGTATCAGCCTGGAGATTACGATGTTGCCGGTTTTTGTGTAGGTATTGTTGAAAAAGACCAGATCATTGACGGATCCGATATAAAACCAGGAAACAAAATTATTGCTCTGCCAAGTTCGGGCTTTCATTCAAATGGATTCTCCCTTGTTAGAAAAGTATTCCCTGATTTCAACGAAGAATTCGAAGGAAAACCTTTGTACGAAACACTTTTGGTGCCTACAAGATTGTATTATAAAGACATTCATAAAGTTCTTGAAGAAGTAAAAGTATGCGGAATTGCACATATTACCGGAGGTGGATTATATGAAAACATTCCGAGAATTATTGGTGAAGGATTATGTGCTTCCATCGATGCTTCAAAAATCAAGATTCCAAGCATCATGCTGGAACTGGAAAAAAGAGGCGGTGTAGCCCGTGAAGAAATGTTCGGAACCTTCAATATGGGAGTAGGAATGATCGTTGTAGTAGATGCGGAACACGCAGAAAAAGTACTGCACCTTTTGGATGATGCTTACGAAATCGGAGAAATTACGGAAGGAAGCGAAAAAATCAAATTATCATTTTAATGTACCAATATAACAATGTAGTATTTTACCAATTTTAATGAATTGTTATATTGTTAAACTGATACATTGTTACATTAATCTATGAAAAACTTAGTTATACTCGTTTCAGGTTCAGGAACCAATCTTCAGCGAATCATCGATACTATTGATAATGGAGATATCCAAAATGCAAAAATATCTTTGGTTGTGGCCGACAGAGAATGTTACGGACTGGAAAGAGCGAAAAATCATAATATAGAAAAAGTTCTGATTCCGAGAGGAAAAAATTTCAGCGGCGAATTGGCTAAAATTATTCCTGAAAATACGGACTTAATCGTTTTAGCAGGATTTTTATCCATTCTTAAACCTGAATTTTGTGAAACCTGGAGGGGGAAAATAATCAATATTCATCCGGCACTGCTTCCTAAATTCGGAGGAAAAGGAATGTGGGGGCATCATGTTCATCATGCTGTGATTGAAGCTAAAGAAAAAGAAAGCGGGGCAACCGTACATTTTGTAACCTCGGGAATTGATGAAGGAGAAGCGATTCTTCAGAAGTCATTTGAAATCACTGAAAATGACACACCCGAAACCGTAGCGGAAAAAGTTCATTTAATAGAATACGAAATTTTCCCAAAAGCAATAAACAAAGTATTAAATAATGTACCAATCTAGCAATGTACCAATTTACCAAATGATTGTTACATTGTTATACTGATACATTTATTACATTAATATAAAACACATTTAGATTTTATTATTTCGAAAAACAAGAAAAATCTAAGTAAAAATAAATAAGATCGGAGGTGAAAGAACCGGTCGACAGTTTGAAATAACTGTAAAAAGTGAAATTGAAAGTAAAGTTCTTTAAGTAGTGGAGTCCTGAAAGGACGACCTACATCAGGATAGGATGAAGTTCTATCAGATTGTACATAAGAATTATTACAAAGAAAAAATCGAAAGTAAAATGAGCAAAAAAAGAGTTTTAATCAGTGTTTCTGACAAAAGCGGGTTGATCGAATTTGCACAGTTTCTGGAAGCCCAAAATTATGAGCTGATCTCTACGGGAGGAACGTTCAAACATTTGAAAGATGCTGGTTTAAATCCGATTCAGATTGATGAAGTTACCAATTTTCCTGAGATGTTGGACGGAAGAGTGAAAACATTACACCCAAAAGTTCACGGAGGATTGTTGGCGGTTCGTTCCAACGAAGAACACATGAGTACTGTTCAGGAACATGGAATTGGCCTGATTGACATGGTAATTGTAAATCTTTATCCTTTTTTCGAAAATGTAAACAAAAACATTTCTCTTCACGAAAAGGTGGAATTCATCGATATCGGAGGACCTTCGATGCTTCGCTCTGCAGCTAAAAACTTTGATTCCGTTACGGTAATTACTGAT comes from the Chryseobacterium nepalense genome and includes:
- a CDS encoding DoxX family protein; translation: MIKRIINPIQMPFWWQDFLFTIPRIVCGYLLTSDFGAAKFGLPWSPEDNNLKFFEVAFWFPNDVSEYGGIFAMFPAFFAWMGAFSEGVGGIFLLLGLFTRPFAVLIFITMFVAAFFQQANQGVWNMLPAMGIMWLSLFYIILGSGRLGLDYLIAKKMSR
- a CDS encoding glycoside hydrolase family 13 protein, translating into MYQKFIYTASLFASSLFFSQIQKVEPAFWWKGMKNSELQILVYGKNIANDQIELSDGVQIKDIQKVENPNYVFVTVNTAEINVPKFNINIKKGKKNISTYTYELKQRQSNSATRESFTSKDVMYLIMPDRFANGDEKNDSNPQLTEKANRSLPGGRHGGDLRGIINNLDYIQNLGATAVWLTPVNEDNEKVYSYHGYAQTDLYKIDARYGTNEEYRELSQKLNKRNMKLVMDYVTNHWGVSHWMIKDLPTKDWIHWFEDGENGFKRSNYKTTTQFDTNASDIDKKIALDGWFDTTMPDINQKNPLVLKYLTQNAIWWIEYAELGGFRVDTYPYNDKEAMAKWAKAITDEYPNFNIVGETWLSTAGHISAWQKNSKTGEAANYNSYLPSVMDFMLYGDLPKALKEKDGWDSGMNRIYNTLSSDFLYPDINNVMIFFENHDTERWNEIFNEDPKAYQLGLTLLSTVRGIPQIYYGSEVGMRGDKNKGGDADIRRDFPGGWKSDKQNAFNPSSQTPGQKEFYQFTQKLLNWRKGKEVIHTGKTKNFVPQNNVFVYFRYNEKESVMVILNNNETEQTLDLKHFAESLKGFSKGKDIISDKDFSLQNNLVIPAKTSMIIELK
- a CDS encoding nuclear transport factor 2 family protein — its product is MKKTTIFFTLIICILSFTTISAQAKFEKEKTEIGTMLDGFNVAAAKADFNTYFNYFAEESTYIGTDATEVWDKKAFMNWAKPYFDKNKTWNFTSLKRNIYFSKDGKIAWFDELLDTQMKICRGSGVVEKINGQWKVKQYVLSVTVPNDVVDKVVEIKAPIEDILIQKMKQ
- a CDS encoding MFS transporter; translated protein: MAEMTGKYNKGEFGKMKKPNLSMLQIINMSMGFLGIQMAFGLQNGNASRILANFGADVHELSWFWLVAPITGLIVQPIIGHMGDNTWSPLGRRKPYFLIGAVLCAIGLVMLPNAASATQMMAANVLLMAVIFLAMMDASINVAMEPFRALVGDMLPKHQATIGFSVQTILIGIGAVIGSDLPGWLSKLGVSNEAPKGFVADNVIYSFYIGAVVLLISILYTIISTKEYSPEEFASFEGGKEIVEEKSKLSDIFKDFANVPSQMKKLGIVQFFSWFALFTMWVFTTSALATHHFGLSPDDTHSAEFNKAGDLTGSLFGSYNFYAIFFAFALTPIAKFIGKKQTHALALTCGGLGLIAMYFIKDIHYLWISMVGLGFAWASILAMPYAMLIDSIPQKKMGVYMGIFNFFIVIPQIINGIFGGPIVSGIFGKMAIDYIVVGGICMLLGAVLTMVFIKSEHDSPKEIEEEIKQVHF
- a CDS encoding pirin family protein, whose translation is MKTVYHKADTRGHANHGWLNSYHTFSFANYQNHERTHFGVLRVLNDDTVSQGMGFGTHPHKNMEIISIPLEGDLEHKDSMGTTAVIRKGEIQVMSAGTGVMHSEYNKNKDEEVKFLQIWVFPREVDVEPRYDQKSIKEGEKINGFQQILSPDKNDEGVWIHQDAWFNLANFTKGNGKNYMLHKKGNGVYAFVLKGNAKIGDRVLNKRDGLGIWDTQSFNIEAIEDAEILLMEVPMDLPSYLK
- a CDS encoding NADPH-dependent FMN reductase; this translates as MKILAIAGSNSETSINKLLVSYAASLIQNAEVEVVDMNEFEMPIYKHQREVESGLPQEAKNFAAKIDAADILIVSLSEHNGTYSSAFKNVFDWTSRIKDRAVWNEKPMLLMATAPGARGGLGVLEAAAKRFPLHGGNIVDTFTLPFFNDNFDKSAQTISNEEKDSELKEKIAKISAVEIILEK
- the purM gene encoding phosphoribosylformylglycinamidine cyclo-ligase is translated as MSNTYKSAGVDKEEGYKTVDKIKKAVGETHNSNVLNHLGSFGAFYEIGGYKNPVLVSGTDGVGTKLKVALDSKKYDSIGVDCFAMCANDILCHGAKPLFFLDYLACGKLDSEIAAEIVLGMVEACKDNNCALIGGETAEMPGMYQPGDYDVAGFCVGIVEKDQIIDGSDIKPGNKIIALPSSGFHSNGFSLVRKVFPDFNEEFEGKPLYETLLVPTRLYYKDIHKVLEEVKVCGIAHITGGGLYENIPRIIGEGLCASIDASKIKIPSIMLELEKRGGVAREEMFGTFNMGVGMIVVVDAEHAEKVLHLLDDAYEIGEITEGSEKIKLSF
- the purN gene encoding phosphoribosylglycinamide formyltransferase, producing the protein MKNLVILVSGSGTNLQRIIDTIDNGDIQNAKISLVVADRECYGLERAKNHNIEKVLIPRGKNFSGELAKIIPENTDLIVLAGFLSILKPEFCETWRGKIINIHPALLPKFGGKGMWGHHVHHAVIEAKEKESGATVHFVTSGIDEGEAILQKSFEITENDTPETVAEKVHLIEYEIFPKAINKVLNNVPI